A window of the Bacillus sp. A301a_S52 genome harbors these coding sequences:
- a CDS encoding glycoside hydrolase family 3 C-terminal domain-containing protein gives MTLEEKAKMVVGRGFPGTFGNPKAEIAGAVGVTHGIERLGIPPLFFADGPAGLRISPFREGDPHTYYATAFPIETSLASTWNKNLVTKVGKAIGNEVKEYGLDILLAPALNLHRNPLGGRNFEYFSEDPLLTGKMAVSYINGVQSNDVGATIKHFVANNQETNRTDIDTIVSQRALRELYLKGFEIAIKEANPWAVMSAYNKVNSTHASENKELLTTVLRDDWDFKGFVMTDWFAGTDPIAQMIAGNDLIMPGDSITLTEFMNALKNSTIDEKILDRDHITEIMNAVKNGTLDESILDRNIRKILNILVKTPSFKRYQHSDNPNLQKNAEISRQAGSEGMVLLKNIHKTLPLDENAKIGLFGNTQIETIRGGTGSGYVNAPYTIAIADGLKNRGFTLNNDLLQSYKSYITTLRHQEEYKIKPSILGSEFGLEIPTIPEKPLKAKEINNTVKETDVGVVVIGRISGEFEDRKNEKGDFLLTDREQDMITNVTNEYHASGKKVIVILNIGGPIEVASWRDKPDAILLAWQPGQEAGFAVADVISGLVNPSGKLPTTFPMAYNDVPSAKNFPGTPEENPEKVVYEEDIFMGYRYFTTFDIEPAYEFGYGLSYTTFHFPKVKVKKSKDEVKVSVTVENSGDISGKEVVQIYLSAPDNKLEKPAIELKAFGKTKQLKPKEKDTLKFQLGLKDLASFDEERSAWVVEKGSYQIKVGASSENIYETVIFEVEEDMVVEKVNDILKPNIEINKLSK, from the coding sequence ATGACGTTGGAAGAAAAAGCAAAAATGGTTGTTGGCAGGGGGTTCCCAGGCACGTTCGGAAATCCAAAAGCAGAAATTGCAGGTGCTGTTGGAGTCACACATGGGATCGAGAGATTAGGTATACCACCATTATTTTTTGCCGATGGTCCAGCAGGACTTAGAATAAGCCCATTTAGAGAAGGCGATCCTCATACATATTATGCAACAGCCTTTCCAATCGAGACTTCACTAGCATCAACTTGGAATAAGAATTTAGTCACTAAAGTTGGAAAGGCTATTGGGAATGAAGTAAAAGAATATGGGTTAGATATTTTATTGGCACCTGCATTAAATCTTCACCGCAATCCATTAGGCGGGAGAAATTTTGAATACTTTTCGGAAGATCCTTTATTAACAGGTAAGATGGCAGTTTCCTATATCAACGGGGTTCAATCAAACGATGTTGGCGCAACAATTAAACATTTTGTAGCTAATAACCAAGAAACTAATCGGACGGATATCGATACAATCGTATCACAAAGAGCTTTAAGAGAATTGTATTTAAAGGGATTTGAAATAGCTATTAAAGAAGCTAATCCGTGGGCGGTGATGAGTGCTTACAATAAAGTAAATAGTACTCATGCCTCTGAAAATAAGGAACTTTTGACAACAGTATTAAGAGACGATTGGGATTTTAAAGGGTTTGTTATGACTGACTGGTTTGCAGGTACAGATCCTATAGCGCAAATGATTGCTGGAAATGATTTAATCATGCCTGGTGATTCAATAACTCTTACAGAGTTTATGAATGCTCTAAAAAATAGTACTATTGATGAAAAAATATTGGATCGAGATCATATTACAGAGATAATGAATGCTGTAAAAAATGGGACACTTGATGAAAGTATATTGGATCGGAACATAAGGAAAATTCTAAATATACTAGTTAAAACTCCTAGTTTTAAAAGATATCAACATTCAGATAATCCGAATCTGCAAAAAAATGCCGAAATATCACGTCAAGCTGGTAGTGAAGGTATGGTCTTACTAAAAAATATACATAAGACTTTACCGTTAGATGAAAATGCAAAAATAGGTTTATTTGGTAATACACAAATTGAAACAATTAGAGGTGGGACAGGTAGCGGGTATGTTAATGCACCATATACAATAGCGATAGCCGATGGGTTAAAAAATCGGGGATTTACCCTGAATAACGATCTTCTTCAAAGCTATAAAAGTTATATAACAACATTAAGGCATCAGGAAGAATATAAAATTAAACCTAGCATTTTAGGAAGTGAATTTGGACTAGAGATCCCAACAATCCCTGAAAAACCTCTTAAAGCAAAAGAAATTAATAACACCGTAAAAGAAACAGATGTTGGAGTTGTCGTAATCGGCAGAATATCAGGTGAATTTGAAGACAGAAAGAATGAAAAAGGTGATTTTCTTTTAACTGATCGTGAACAAGATATGATTACTAACGTAACTAATGAATATCACGCTTCAGGAAAAAAAGTGATTGTTATCCTTAATATTGGCGGACCTATTGAGGTAGCCAGTTGGCGAGATAAACCCGATGCTATCCTATTAGCATGGCAACCAGGACAAGAAGCAGGTTTTGCCGTTGCTGATGTAATATCTGGTTTAGTAAATCCTTCAGGGAAACTTCCTACCACATTCCCTATGGCATACAACGACGTACCATCAGCTAAAAATTTCCCAGGTACTCCTGAGGAAAACCCAGAGAAAGTGGTCTATGAAGAAGATATATTTATGGGATATCGTTATTTTACAACCTTTGATATTGAGCCAGCCTACGAATTTGGTTATGGATTATCTTACACAACTTTTCATTTTCCTAAAGTAAAAGTTAAAAAATCCAAAGATGAAGTAAAGGTTTCTGTCACAGTTGAAAATAGTGGAGATATTTCTGGTAAAGAAGTGGTACAAATTTATCTCTCTGCTCCTGATAATAAACTAGAAAAGCCAGCAATAGAATTGAAAGCTTTCGGGAAAACAAAACAATTAAAACCTAAAGAAAAAGACACATTAAAGTTTCAACTTGGCCTTAAAGACCTAGCATCTTTTGATGAAGAAAGATCTGCTTGGGTGGTCGAAAAAGGGTCATATCAAATAAAGGTAGGCGCTTCATCCGAAAATATTTATGAAACGGTTATATTCGAAGTCGAAGAAGATATGGTGGTTGAAAAAGTTAATGACATATTAAAACCAAATATAGAAATTAACAAACTTTCAAAATGA
- a CDS encoding GTP-binding protein, with translation MKRIPVTVLSGYLGSGKTTLLNHLLHNRDGLKVAVIVNDMSEVNIDSELVQSQGGFSRTEEKLVEMSNGCICCTLREDLLVEVENLVRKGDVDYILIESSGISEPVPVAQTFSYIDETMGIDLTTYCRLDTMVTVVDANRFWHDFGSGDSLLSRKQAVGEEDTRNIADLLIDQIEFCNVLVLNKTDLVKEEDLQKLEQVIRKLQPEAKIIRAQYSKIEPNKILNTQLFDFEKASESAGWLKELNQGIENHTPETEEYGIGSFVYTSRLPFHTERLMSWYQGLPKEVVRVKGVMWCATHHDTALLLSQAGPSVQVEPLAYWVASLPMEQRKDILRHNPEVQDSWDPEYGDRHTKLVFIGMDLDVEQITSDLEHCLLSEAEMSEDWSQLKNPFNWRIS, from the coding sequence ATGAAAAGGATACCTGTTACAGTACTGAGTGGTTATTTAGGTTCTGGGAAGACAACATTATTGAATCATCTCTTACATAACCGAGATGGCTTGAAGGTAGCGGTCATTGTCAATGACATGAGTGAAGTCAACATTGATAGTGAGTTAGTTCAATCGCAAGGTGGTTTTTCACGTACAGAAGAAAAGTTAGTCGAGATGTCTAATGGTTGTATTTGTTGTACATTGCGAGAAGATTTATTAGTAGAGGTTGAAAATCTCGTGAGGAAAGGCGATGTGGATTATATTTTGATTGAATCGTCAGGAATTAGCGAGCCTGTTCCTGTTGCACAAACTTTTTCTTATATTGATGAAACGATGGGGATTGATTTAACAACATACTGTCGCTTGGATACGATGGTTACGGTTGTGGATGCCAATCGCTTCTGGCATGATTTTGGCTCTGGAGACAGCTTACTTAGCAGAAAACAGGCAGTTGGGGAGGAAGATACTCGAAATATTGCCGATTTGTTAATTGACCAAATTGAATTTTGTAATGTTCTTGTTTTGAATAAAACAGATTTGGTGAAAGAGGAGGATTTACAAAAGTTGGAGCAAGTTATTCGTAAGCTACAACCTGAAGCCAAAATCATTCGTGCGCAGTACAGCAAGATAGAGCCAAACAAGATATTAAATACTCAATTGTTTGACTTTGAAAAAGCTAGTGAATCAGCTGGATGGTTGAAGGAGCTCAATCAGGGGATAGAAAATCATACACCAGAAACAGAGGAATATGGCATTGGTTCGTTTGTATACACGTCAAGGTTACCATTCCATACCGAGCGTTTGATGAGTTGGTATCAAGGTTTACCGAAAGAGGTTGTTCGGGTAAAAGGTGTCATGTGGTGTGCGACACACCATGATACAGCTTTATTACTTTCACAAGCCGGTCCTTCTGTGCAGGTTGAACCATTAGCCTATTGGGTAGCATCACTACCAATGGAGCAGAGAAAGGACATATTAAGGCATAACCCGGAAGTCCAAGACTCATGGGATCCTGAATACGGTGATCGCCATACAAAGCTTGTGTTCATTGGCATGGATTTAGATGTTGAACAAATAACTAGCGACTTGGAACATTGTTTATTGAGTGAAGCTGAAATGAGCGAAGATTGGTCACAATTGAAAAATCCATTTAATTGGCGAATTTCATAA
- the dcd gene encoding dCTP deaminase, whose amino-acid sequence MILSGETLKQSIHEERLVITPYKDDSIQPASVDLRLGENFLLVDDMSTPFLSIDEPASYHEMQVATGEIMTIPPQTFMLGTTLEQIRLPDDLTAFVEGRSSIGRLGVFIQNAGWIDPGFAGQITLELFNANRVPVQLEVGMRVCQLVIAQVDQVTKGYSGKYLFQEGATPSRVYMDDDRKEEKRE is encoded by the coding sequence GTGATTTTATCGGGAGAGACACTTAAACAATCAATACATGAAGAGCGACTAGTGATTACGCCATATAAGGATGATAGTATCCAACCGGCTTCTGTTGATTTGCGTCTGGGAGAAAATTTCTTATTAGTTGATGACATGTCTACTCCTTTTTTATCAATCGACGAGCCCGCAAGCTATCATGAAATGCAAGTAGCAACTGGGGAAATCATGACGATTCCACCTCAGACCTTTATGTTAGGAACAACTTTAGAGCAAATTCGTTTGCCTGACGATTTAACGGCCTTTGTGGAAGGAAGAAGCTCAATTGGAAGACTGGGGGTCTTTATTCAAAATGCTGGATGGATCGATCCAGGCTTCGCTGGTCAAATCACGTTGGAATTATTTAATGCGAACCGTGTCCCTGTTCAGTTGGAAGTCGGTATGCGTGTTTGTCAGCTTGTCATAGCCCAAGTCGATCAAGTGACAAAAGGCTATAGTGGAAAGTACTTATTTCAAGAAGGCGCCACGCCTAGTAGAGTGTATATGGACGATGATAGAAAGGAAGAAAAGCGTGAGTAA
- a CDS encoding endo-1,4-beta-xylanase — protein MLKSFKVFCVAGLSIPLLVGGGLSSVVTAKEGPGAGVNGQVNNSPFAWEVASLAERYDGQFDIGAAVEPEHLEGRRAQILEHHYNSLVAENAMKPVSLQPREGEWNWGGADRIVNFARQHNMELRFHTLVWHSQVPEWFFIDKDGNRMVDETNPAKREANKQLLLERMETHIKTVVERYKDDVTSWDVVNEVIDDGGGLRNSEWYQITGTDYIKVAFETARKYAGEDAKLYINDYNTEVPSKRDDLYNLVKDLLDQGVPIDGVGHQAHIQIGWPSLEDTRASFDKFTSLGLDNQVTELDMSLYGWPPTGAYTSYDDIPAYLLQAQADRYDQLFQLYEELDADISSVTFWGIADNHTWLDDRARQYNNGVGIDAPFVFDHNYRVKPAYWRIID, from the coding sequence ATGTTAAAATCTTTTAAGGTGTTTTGTGTGGCGGGTTTGTCGATCCCTTTATTAGTTGGAGGTGGCTTGAGTAGTGTCGTAACAGCTAAGGAAGGACCGGGAGCAGGTGTGAATGGACAAGTCAATAATAGCCCTTTTGCGTGGGAAGTTGCTTCTCTTGCTGAGCGATATGATGGCCAATTTGATATTGGAGCAGCAGTTGAACCAGAGCACTTAGAGGGAAGAAGAGCACAGATTTTAGAGCATCATTATAATAGCCTTGTGGCGGAAAATGCGATGAAACCTGTATCCCTCCAACCGAGAGAAGGTGAGTGGAATTGGGGAGGCGCTGACAGAATCGTGAATTTTGCCCGACAACATAACATGGAGCTTCGTTTTCACACACTCGTTTGGCATAGCCAAGTACCTGAATGGTTTTTCATCGATAAAGACGGTAATCGTATGGTAGATGAAACAAATCCAGCGAAACGTGAAGCTAATAAACAGCTTTTATTAGAGCGGATGGAAACACATATCAAAACGGTTGTGGAACGTTATAAAGATGATGTAACATCATGGGATGTGGTGAATGAAGTCATTGATGATGGCGGCGGACTTCGTAATTCGGAATGGTATCAAATTACGGGAACAGACTATATTAAGGTTGCTTTTGAAACAGCAAGAAAATATGCTGGTGAAGATGCAAAGCTGTACATTAATGATTATAACACCGAAGTTCCATCAAAGAGAGATGACCTTTACAACCTTGTCAAAGACTTATTAGACCAGGGAGTACCAATTGACGGGGTAGGACACCAGGCGCATATTCAAATTGGCTGGCCTTCACTTGAAGATACAAGAGCCTCCTTTGACAAGTTTACTAGCTTAGGGTTGGACAACCAGGTAACTGAGTTGGACATGAGCCTTTATGGCTGGCCACCAACAGGGGCATACACATCTTATGATGATATTCCGGCATACCTTCTTCAAGCTCAAGCAGACCGATATGATCAGCTATTCCAGCTATATGAAGAATTAGACGCTGATATTAGCAGTGTGACATTCTGGGGAATTGCTGATAATCATACATGGCTTGATGACCGTGCAAGACAGTACAATAATGGGGTAGGTATAGATGCACCATTTGTTTTTGATCATAATTATCGCGTCAAGCCTGCTTACTGGAGAATTATTGATTAA
- a CDS encoding FtsW/RodA/SpoVE family cell cycle protein — protein MNSSKFDEFLNKVTSKVKSKQAHSLIKKELTHHLQELSHSFQKRDSTKEEADEKAIEEMGNPFIIGENLNHLHKPKIDWVLTSLFVIIAAISFLPLIGTTHSLPNYHFIGRQVIWYFLAVLVIIGFLFFDYRKLRNFWMVFYVSGVGILLYTTVFGYMMNGTKRWLSIGAITIDVTPLSLCLFFLAWAGLFSKINTFNSWLKQMIVIGLFWMPILLYMALPHFMMSVIYFFCVVAMFAFSQVHKRLALKLAGANMVIGLGFLMTLIINFRDSYVFTRLTAFFNPHDAEFNFVVNKMRDVLSQAGWFGNGLFNDRDFFTSAHTDFAFPYLVYSLGWIFGIALCVILLLFILRISKNAFKTKDLYGRTLVIGGAALFAVPACWNILMGFGIVPLMEMSLPFISYGGSMLICYSAILGLILSVYRQKDIIEPTIENFN, from the coding sequence GTGAATTCTTCCAAATTTGATGAATTTCTAAATAAAGTTACGTCCAAAGTGAAATCGAAGCAAGCTCATAGCCTCATAAAAAAAGAGCTTACCCATCATCTTCAGGAACTAAGTCACTCCTTTCAAAAAAGAGACTCTACTAAAGAAGAGGCAGATGAAAAAGCCATAGAAGAAATGGGGAATCCATTTATCATTGGTGAAAATTTAAATCATCTTCATAAGCCAAAAATAGATTGGGTCCTTACTAGTTTATTTGTCATTATAGCGGCTATTAGTTTTCTGCCGCTCATTGGTACTACTCATTCACTCCCAAACTACCATTTTATCGGGCGACAAGTTATCTGGTATTTCCTTGCTGTTCTTGTCATCATTGGCTTCCTTTTCTTTGATTATAGAAAATTGAGGAATTTTTGGATGGTCTTTTATGTCAGTGGCGTAGGGATACTTTTGTATACGACTGTATTTGGTTACATGATGAATGGTACTAAACGGTGGCTATCCATCGGAGCGATTACCATAGATGTGACACCCCTATCTTTATGTCTATTTTTCCTCGCGTGGGCCGGGCTATTTAGCAAGATTAACACATTTAACAGTTGGCTAAAACAGATGATAGTGATAGGCCTTTTTTGGATGCCCATTCTTCTCTACATGGCACTTCCACACTTTATGATGAGTGTTATTTATTTCTTCTGTGTAGTAGCGATGTTTGCTTTTTCTCAGGTTCACAAAAGGTTAGCCCTTAAGTTAGCAGGAGCTAATATGGTTATAGGGCTGGGCTTCCTTATGACATTGATCATTAATTTCCGTGACAGTTATGTATTTACCAGACTCACTGCTTTTTTTAATCCTCATGACGCGGAGTTTAATTTTGTGGTAAACAAAATGAGAGACGTTCTTTCACAAGCAGGCTGGTTTGGTAACGGGCTTTTCAATGATAGGGATTTCTTCACATCTGCGCATACTGATTTTGCTTTTCCGTATCTCGTCTATTCGCTCGGCTGGATTTTTGGAATCGCCCTTTGTGTCATATTGTTATTATTTATTTTGCGCATCTCGAAAAATGCTTTTAAAACAAAAGACCTTTATGGGAGAACATTAGTCATTGGCGGTGCCGCATTATTTGCCGTTCCGGCTTGTTGGAACATTTTAATGGGATTTGGCATCGTCCCACTCATGGAAATGTCCCTCCCGTTTATCAGTTATGGTGGAAGTATGTTAATCTGTTACTCAGCTATTCTAGGTCTTATTCTAAGCGTATATCGACAAAAAGATATTATAGAGCCTACGATAGAAAATTTTAACTAA
- a CDS encoding PadR family transcriptional regulator yields the protein MHDPFNNLKQVMKETVFKDVSFSDERKNAVKETINQNPSPFHSWKIETIIAILVAIQHAPMHGYAISTHLFQKNDLIFQNKEGELYTLLHLLENKSILTSKWDGDKKYYTLTSKGKKYLAGYRQGNVKRDLSLKQLIEEVSL from the coding sequence ATGCATGATCCATTTAATAATCTGAAACAGGTCATGAAAGAGACTGTTTTTAAAGACGTCTCCTTCTCAGATGAACGCAAAAACGCCGTGAAAGAAACGATTAACCAAAATCCGTCTCCCTTTCATTCTTGGAAGATTGAAACGATTATAGCTATATTGGTAGCCATTCAACATGCACCTATGCACGGTTACGCTATTTCAACCCATCTTTTCCAGAAAAATGACCTTATTTTTCAAAATAAAGAAGGCGAGCTTTATACACTATTACATTTACTAGAGAACAAAAGCATTCTCACTTCAAAATGGGATGGGGATAAAAAATACTATACGCTAACGTCAAAAGGAAAAAAGTATTTAGCTGGTTATAGACAAGGTAACGTAAAGCGAGACTTATCTCTTAAACAATTAATAGAGGAGGTGTCATTGTGA
- a CDS encoding sigma-70 family RNA polymerase sigma factor: MNELEQWVARDENDVDEREHIIDQLMHDYGDAILHLAYTYVKNRSTAEDLTQEIFIKCYEKLPQFNQKATIKTWIYRIASNHCKDYLRSWHYRKITINNKIWDYIPCQSPYVEDEIMRKSEGHSLTYAVTNLPIKYREIVFLHYYEELPLAEISKITNVNMNTIKTRLKRAKELLKDKLLKEGLKNA; this comes from the coding sequence ATGAACGAACTTGAGCAATGGGTGGCGAGAGATGAAAATGACGTGGATGAAAGAGAACACATTATTGATCAGTTAATGCATGACTACGGCGATGCTATCTTGCACCTTGCGTATACATATGTTAAAAACCGATCCACTGCAGAGGACTTAACACAAGAAATATTTATAAAGTGTTATGAAAAATTGCCTCAGTTTAATCAAAAGGCAACCATCAAAACGTGGATTTATCGGATTGCTAGTAATCATTGTAAGGACTATTTGAGAAGTTGGCATTATCGTAAAATCACGATTAACAATAAAATATGGGATTATATACCCTGTCAATCACCGTATGTTGAAGATGAGATTATGAGGAAAAGTGAAGGACATTCTTTAACCTATGCTGTCACGAATTTACCTATAAAATATAGAGAAATCGTCTTTCTTCATTACTATGAAGAGCTGCCTTTAGCAGAAATAAGCAAGATTACTAACGTCAATATGAATACAATCAAAACGAGATTAAAACGGGCAAAAGAATTATTAAAAGATAAGCTACTAAAGGAGGGGTTAAAGAATGCATGA
- a CDS encoding MerR family transcriptional regulator produces the protein MAYTIKKLSTLAGVTTRTLRYYDEIGLLKPARTNSSGYRLYEQAEVDKLQQILFYKELGMELERIIAILNDPTFDATHALKEHRVKLLEKREQLDVLIANVTKTLDTKEGKKKMSDNEKFDGFKKTLIDENEQAYGKEIREKYGDNTINQANAKLQNMTEEDYETVTSLAEHIHETLAEALQLGDPSSDLAQKAADLHRQWLSFYWSDYSKEAHASLAQMYVDDDRFRAYYDKEQEGIAELLRDAIYIYTGMKK, from the coding sequence ATGGCATACACCATTAAAAAGCTCAGCACGCTGGCAGGAGTAACCACGCGTACACTTCGATATTATGATGAGATTGGTCTTCTAAAGCCGGCTAGAACTAATTCATCTGGCTATCGACTATATGAGCAAGCCGAGGTGGACAAACTCCAACAAATTCTGTTTTATAAAGAGCTTGGTATGGAACTAGAACGGATCATAGCTATTCTTAATGATCCCACCTTTGATGCTACTCATGCATTAAAGGAACATCGCGTTAAGCTACTGGAAAAACGTGAGCAACTTGATGTGCTAATTGCTAATGTCACTAAAACACTCGATACGAAAGAAGGGAAAAAGAAGATGTCCGATAACGAAAAATTTGATGGGTTTAAAAAGACCTTAATTGATGAGAATGAACAGGCATATGGAAAAGAAATACGAGAGAAATATGGAGATAATACAATTAATCAAGCAAATGCAAAACTTCAAAACATGACCGAGGAGGATTACGAAACAGTCACGAGCTTAGCCGAACACATTCATGAAACATTAGCAGAAGCGTTGCAATTAGGCGACCCCTCTAGTGACTTAGCACAAAAGGCCGCTGATTTGCATCGACAATGGCTATCTTTTTATTGGTCTGACTATAGTAAAGAAGCTCATGCTAGTTTGGCTCAAATGTATGTAGACGATGACCGTTTCAGAGCGTACTACGATAAAGAACAAGAAGGTATAGCAGAATTGCTTAGAGATGCCATTTACATCTATACTGGTATGAAAAAATAG
- a CDS encoding IS3 family transposase (programmed frameshift) — protein sequence MSQKRRTFTIEFKKQVVALYEGGKSRQDIVREYELTPSALDRWITQFQQSGSFKEKDNRTPEEQELIELRKKNKQLEMEVDIFKASRADHGTKIEVIKKNRQHYSVSAMCEVLQIARSTFYYETEIGAQKDKEEQELKEKILKIFNENRKVYGTRKIKRELLKAGHKVSRRRIARLMKELGIQSKYAQPSYKPMSSQPNEDAVRNVLDQEFQVNEEMSVLVSDLTYVKVGHYWNYVCFLIDLYNREIVGYSVGKRKDAALVQRAFATVNRPLENVKLFHTDRGSEFKNVAIDELLSENEIERSLSHKGNPYDNAVAEAVFKILKTELINGEHFHSLNHLELDLFDYINWYNNIRSHSALEYQSPVSYRNLSLKKIV from the exons ATGTCCCAAAAAAGAAGAACGTTTACCATAGAATTTAAAAAGCAAGTGGTGGCTTTATATGAAGGTGGAAAAAGTCGTCAAGATATTGTCCGAGAGTATGAATTAACTCCGTCTGCTTTAGACAGATGGATTACTCAGTTTCAACAGTCTGGTTCCTTCAAAGAGAAAGACAATCGAACGCCAGAGGAACAAGAATTGATTGAGTTAAGAAAAAAAAATAAACAGCTAGAAATGGAAGTCGATATTT TTAAAGCAAGCCGCGCTGATCATGGGACAAAAATAGAAGTGATTAAGAAAAATCGACAACACTATTCGGTATCAGCAATGTGCGAAGTCCTACAAATAGCTCGAAGTACTTTTTATTATGAGACAGAAATAGGTGCTCAAAAGGATAAAGAAGAACAAGAATTAAAAGAAAAAATACTAAAAATCTTTAACGAAAACCGTAAAGTATATGGAACTCGCAAAATAAAACGAGAGCTTTTAAAAGCAGGTCACAAGGTTTCCAGACGTCGCATAGCTAGATTGATGAAAGAGCTCGGAATCCAATCGAAGTATGCCCAACCTTCCTACAAACCAATGAGCTCTCAGCCAAATGAAGACGCCGTACGAAACGTATTAGATCAGGAATTCCAAGTAAATGAGGAGATGTCCGTACTGGTTAGTGATTTAACGTACGTCAAAGTAGGACATTATTGGAACTACGTCTGTTTTTTAATTGATTTATATAATCGGGAAATAGTTGGTTATAGCGTTGGAAAACGCAAAGACGCAGCTTTAGTTCAACGCGCCTTCGCAACGGTTAATCGCCCATTAGAGAATGTAAAACTATTTCATACAGATCGCGGATCTGAGTTTAAAAACGTCGCTATTGATGAATTATTAAGTGAAAATGAGATTGAACGTTCATTGAGCCACAAAGGAAACCCTTATGATAATGCGGTGGCGGAAGCAGTATTTAAGATTCTGAAAACAGAACTTATCAATGGAGAGCATTTCCACTCCCTTAATCACCTGGAACTTGACCTTTTTGATTATATCAATTGGTACAATAATATCCGTTCGCACAGTGCGCTTGAATATCAAAGTCCTGTAAGCTATCGAAACTTATCCCTTAAAAAAATTGTTTGA
- the bla gene encoding class A beta-lactamase encodes MAMNVSTRTKIMSFFFLGGFLLLMGCSEQQMNSKEPDNTSKTPSAEEVFSKLEEKYDSRLGIYALDTGTGDSVAYRSDERFTYASTHKALSVGVLLQQKSLAELDELIMYTEEDLVNYNPVTENHVESGMTLKELSDASIRYSDNTAANLIFDTIGGPEGFKEGLELIGDDVTEPVRIEPDLNYVEPGETQDTSTAEALAKSLQAFTLEGTLPAENQELLIDWLKRNTTGDALIRAGVPEGWEVGDKTGSGNYGTRNDIGIIWPPDREPIVLAVLSSRDDRDAEHDDQLIAEATEEIIAILIEEN; translated from the coding sequence ATGGCAATGAATGTATCAACTAGGACGAAAATAATGAGTTTCTTTTTTTTAGGGGGATTTCTACTACTTATGGGCTGCTCTGAACAACAAATGAATTCAAAAGAGCCTGACAATACCTCTAAAACGCCTTCAGCAGAAGAGGTTTTTAGCAAGCTAGAAGAGAAATACGATTCTCGCCTCGGTATCTATGCCTTAGACACAGGAACAGGGGACAGCGTTGCGTATCGATCAGATGAACGTTTTACTTATGCCTCTACTCATAAGGCTCTTTCCGTCGGGGTATTATTACAGCAAAAATCACTGGCCGAGTTAGATGAATTAATCATGTATACTGAGGAAGATTTAGTCAACTACAACCCTGTTACCGAAAATCATGTTGAATCAGGTATGACGTTAAAGGAACTTAGTGACGCTTCTATTCGCTATAGTGATAACACAGCTGCCAATCTCATCTTTGACACAATCGGGGGACCAGAAGGGTTTAAGGAAGGACTCGAACTCATTGGAGATGATGTCACAGAACCTGTGAGAATTGAACCTGACTTAAATTATGTTGAACCTGGCGAAACTCAAGATACAAGTACAGCTGAAGCTTTAGCCAAAAGTCTTCAAGCCTTTACATTAGAGGGGACATTGCCTGCTGAAAATCAAGAGCTCTTAATCGATTGGTTGAAAAGAAACACAACTGGAGATGCGTTAATACGAGCGGGTGTCCCAGAAGGATGGGAAGTAGGAGATAAAACCGGTTCAGGTAATTATGGCACTCGAAATGATATTGGCATCATTTGGCCACCTGACCGCGAACCTATTGTTTTAGCTGTATTATCGAGTCGAGACGACCGTGATGCTGAACATGATGATCAGCTTATTGCCGAAGCAACCGAAGAAATCATCGCAATTCTCATTGAAGAAAATTAA